In Nocardia terpenica, the genomic window GAGCCACCCGCAAGGTGCAGCTGGACGTCACCGTCGACGAGACCGGCGGCACCGCCCTGGGCGTGATGAGCCAGGGCGAACTGCACGCGCTCGGGCTGGCCCTGTTCCTGCCGCGCGCCACCATTCCCGAGAGCCCGTTCGGCTTCGTGGTGATCGATGATCCGGTGCAGGCGATGGATCCGGCGAAGGTCGACGGCCTGGCCCGGGTGCTGGCCGCCGCGGCGCGCAGCGGTCGGCAGGTGGTGGTGTTCACCCACGACGAGCGTTTGGCCGAGGCGGTGCGCCGATTGCGCCTGGACGCCACCGTGCTCGACGTGCAGCGGCGGGAGCGGTCCACGGTCGAGGTCCGCGTCGCCGAGGATCCGGTGCGCCGCTACCTCAGCGACGCCAACGCGCTGCTGCGGACCAGGCAGCTGCCCCGCGCGATCGCCGCCGAACTCGTGATCACCTGCTGCCGTTCGGCGATCGAGGCCGCCGCCCTGGCCCGCGCCCGGCGCTCCCTGCTGGAGGCGGGCGTCGACCACCGCGAGGTGCAGCGCCGCGTCGAGAACGCCCGCACCACCTGGGAGAAGGTGTCGCTGGCCGTGCTCGGCGACCCCGACCGGGTGGACGACCTCAACGATCTGCTGGACCGCGACACCCCGTGGGCGCGTGCGGTGCTGCGCGATGCCGCCGCGGGCGCGCACATCCGCATCGACCGCAGCGGCAGCCAATTGATTTCCGGCACAAGAAGGCTCGTCAAGTGGCTGAATCCGTGACGCCGACCGTCGCGGAGCGGCTGGCCGCGGCCGACGAACTGCTGCGCGGCACCGTCAGCGACGCCGGTGGGCTGTGGTCGCGCGCGACGGTGTGGATTCTGCGCATCACCCTGGAGCAGGCGATCGACCAGCTGTGGTGGCGGGCGGCGCCCGCGCTGGCGCGGTGCAGCATGCGGGCGCAGCTGCTGGCGCTGGACGCCTACGCGGGCCCGGCGGTCGGCGCCCGCATCGCCGCGCTGTGGGCGACGCTGTCGCGGGCCGGACACCATCACGATTACGAACTGGCGCCCACGGTGATCGAGCTGCGCGGGTGGTACGACGAGACCGCCCTGCTCGCCGACGAGCTGGCACACATCGGGCAATCCGGCCCCGACGGCAGCGGAACGGTACGGACCGTACGGTCGTAATCGACGGTATCGTCCGGCTTTTCGGGCCGCTTCGATCGAAATACGGTATCGAGAAGGCAAATTCGCCGCTATCGGAGTCGCGGGCTCGGTACGGTCTGGGTGCCGCGCGGTGCGCGGCGGTATGCGGTCGTCGCTCGTCGTGTCCCCCCACACCGATGAAGGAGCTGCACCATGGACAATCTCCTGAACACGCTGAACGTGCTCAATACCGGTTCGGCCCTGGTGGCCAACGGCACTTCGGCACTGCTCAACATCATCACCCTCATGCGCCTGTTCTGACCGAAGCGCTCCGGGCGGTCCGTCGCGGCCCGCCCGGGCGGCAGCGGGCATCACGGATAATCTCCGAATGCGCAGCGACCATCCCGCCGAGACCGATCCGTGCCCGTGCCGCAGCGGCGAGGAGTTCGCCCGCTGCTGCGCCCCGCGCCTGAACGGCACCGGCCCGGCCCCGACCGCGGAGTCGCTGATGCGGTCCCGCTACACCGCATTCGCCCTCGGCGACACCGACTATCTGCTGCGGTCCTGGCATCCCCGCACCCGGCCGCGGCGGCTCGCCCTCGATCCCGGGCAGCGCTGGCTGTTCCTCGAGATCGTCCGCACCGAGCGCGGCGGCCCCTTCGACGACACCGGGTCCGTCGAGTTCCGCGCCCACTACCGTCACGACGGCCGTCGCGGCCAACTGCACGAGTGCAGCAAGTTTGCTCGGGTTGGCGGCGAGTGGCTTTACGTGGACGGCGAAATCGAGCCCTGACCGCCGCGGTGACGCTGATCACAATGGTTGCAGCCGGGAAGATGGCCTCATACCGTTTCCTGAAGAAGTTTATTTCGAAAGTAACGGAAGGTTTGCCAACCTGTTTGTAAAGCGCATGCTCCGCTCCCTCCCCGTAGTGTGCGGACATGCCACGAGTCGCGATCGAGTACTGCACCCAATGTCGCTGGTTACTCCGGGCGGCATGGATGGCCCAGGAATTGCTGAACACCTTCGCCACCGATTTGTCGGAGGTCGCACTGATTCCGGGTTCGGGCGGGATCTTCCGCATCACGCTCGACGGCGAACAGATCTGGGAACGCAAGTCCGACGGCGGGTTCCCCGAGATCACGGTGCTCAAGCAACGGGTCCGCGATCGTATCGATCCCGAACGCGACCTCGGCCACGCCGATCGCGGCTGAACAGCGGTGTCGCCCAGTTATTCGCGCCGTCGGACATGATCTCGGACGTACTCTCGTTACAGGGAGTACGAGGAGGTGCGAGATGAGCACTCAATTCTTCGAGGCGGCCCCGAGCGTGGACATGCTCGGCCCCGATCCGGTGGTTCGGACCAGCGCGGGTGATGTGCGTGGACTCCGCGACGGAGCGATCAACGTGTGGCGCAGCATCCCCTACGCCGCCGCCCCGGCAGGTCCCCGGCGGTTCCGGCCGCCGCAGCCGCCCGCCCCGTGGGACGGTGTGCGCGACTGCACCGAGTTCGGCGAGATCGCCCCGCAGACCATGGGGAACATGGTCCCGATCGACTCCGGCCTGCGGATGGGCGAGGACTGCCTGTGGGTGAACGTCTGGGCGCCCACCGCCGCCACCTCCGGCGAACCGCGCCCGGTCATGGTGTGGCTGCACGGCGGCGCGTACTGCCTCGGCACCGCCGCCCAGGGCATCTACGACGGCCGCAAGCTCGCCGAGACCGGCGGTGTCGTGATCGTCGGCGTGAACTACCGGCTGGGCGCGCTGGGCTTTCTGGACCTGTCCTCGCTGGGCCACGACTTCGTGCCCAATCTCGGCCTGCACGACCAGATCGCCGCCCTGGAGTGGGTGCGCGACAATATCTCCGCCTTCGGCGGCGATCCCGGCAATGTCACCGTCTTCGGCGAATCCTCCGGCGCCGGATGCGTGACCGCGCTGCTCACCTCGCCCCGGGCGGCCGGGCTGTTCCACCGCGCCATCGCCCAGAGCCCGCCCGCCACCACGGTTTTCGGGCAGGACCGCGCGGCCGGTGTGGCGCGGCGGTTCCTGGAGCTGATGGATCTGCCCGCCGAGCGCGCGAGCGAACTGCTGGAGTGCCCGATCGAGCGGATCGTCGACGCCGCGGGCATCCTGCTCGACGAGGTCCCGCTGCAGTCGCCGGGCCGGCTGGCCGCCGCCCCGGTCGTGGACGGCGACCTGCTGCCCGCCTATCCGGCCGACCGCTTCCAGCAGGGCCGCTCCCATCGGGTGCCGTTGATCATCGGCACCAACAAGGACGAGGCCTCGCTGTTCCGGGTGTTCCGCTCGCCGATCATGCCGGTGACCCCGGACGCGGTGAACGCCATGCTCAACGCCGTCGCCGCCGACCATCCGGACCTGCCCGCCGAGCGGATCGCCGAGATCACCTCCGCCTACCCGGATCTGGACAAGACCCGCGGCGCGCTGGCCATGTCCACCGACGCCGCGTTCCGGATGCCCGCGCACTGGGTGGCCGACGCGCACTCCCGGCACACCCGCACCTGGATGTACCGGTTCGACCAGGCCACCCCGATGCTCAAGGCGGCCCGGGTCGGCGCCGGGCACGCCACCGAACTGCCCTACGTCTTCGGCAATTTCGGCTCCTTCGACCACGACCCCACGTTCTGGCTGGGCGGTCGCAAGGCGGCGATGGAGGTGTCGGGGCGGATGATGCGGCGCTGGCTGGCCTTCGCCGAGCACGGCGTGCCCGCGGCCCTGGACGGCTCCAAACACTGGGCGCCCTACCGCGAATCCACCCGCACCACACTGGTCGTCGACGCGACCGACCACATCGTCGACGACCCGGACCGCGAACTGCACCACGCCTGGGGCGACCGCGTCGTCGGCTTCAGCTGAGGATTACACGCCCGCCGTCTGCTCGGCCCTGGTGCCCAACCGAACAGGCAGGCTGCTGTAGCCGTGCAGGGTGAACAGCGGGCGGCGCCGCGGCGGCGCGGCCAGTTGCAGATTCGGGAAGCGCTCGAACAGTTTCCGCAGCGCGTACGCGGCCTCCATCCGGGCCAGGCTGGCGCCCAGGCAGGCGTGGATGCCGGTGGAGAAGGTCAGGTGCTCCTTGGCATTCGGGCGGGTGACGTCGAAGCGGTCCGGATCCTCGAACACCCGGGGATCGCGGTTGGCCCCGGCCAGCGACAGCACGACCGTGGCTCCCGGGCGCAGCCGCCTGCCGTCGATCTCGACCTCCTCCGCCGCGACGCGCGCGGTGGTCTGCACCGGTGCGTCGTAGCGCAGTACCTCCTCGACCACGTTCGGCCACAGGTCGGGCTCGGCCAGCACCCGCTCCAACTGGTCGCGATGGTTCACCAGTTGCACCACGCCGTTGCCGATCAGATTCACCGTGGTCTCGAAACCGGCGCCCATCAGCAGGCTCGCCGACGCCTTCAGCGCCCGGTCGTCGAGGTCGCCCGCGGTCACCAGGCTGGACAGGATGTCCTCGCCGGGCTCGCGGCGCAGCCGGGCGATGTGGTCGTCGAGGTAGTGGTCCATCTCCACCATGGACTCGACGGCCTGGCGGAACGACCGCCAGTCGATGCCGATGTCCAGCAGCGGTGTCATGGCGTCGCCCCAGCCCAGGAAGCGATCCCGCGCGCTGTCGGGGAAGCCCAGCATCTCGGAGATGATCGCGATGGGCACCTGGGAGGCGAAGTCGGACACCAGATCCGCCGATCCGCCGGACGGCAGCGCGTCCAGCAGTTCCTCGGTGACCGATTCGACGCGCTCGCGCAGTCGCGCGATGGCGCGCGGGGTGAACGCCGAGGCTACCGGCTTGCGCATGCGGGTGTGCTCGGGCGGATCGATCACCAGCATGGACGGCGGTTCCACCGGATTCGGCGGCAGATTCGCGTCGGTGAGCCGCAGCAGCGGCCGCGGGATCTGCATGCTCTCGACGGCTCGCACGCCCAATCGGTTGTCGCGCAGGATGGTCCGGACCAGATCGTGGTCGGCGGTCGCGAAGGCGAACGCGAACCGCCCCATCCGGCCCCGCGCCCGGATCGCCTCGATCAGCGGATACGGGTCGTGCAGTCCGCCCTCGGAGCACATCAGCCGGGCGAGCTGATCCCCGCGCCGGGCATAGGCTTTCATGGCCAGCCTCGGCACGCCCTGCGCCGACAGCCAGTGGAACCAGTACTGCGGCTTCATCGCCACCCCCAATCGTCGATCGGATCTGTCTCCACGGTACGGACCCGCGTTCCGGTCGGGAACGTCCTACGGTCGGACGTGCGCGACCTGCCGGGGTAGGACAGGCGAGATCACGGTCGGCGGGTGATGGTGACGCGCTCGGTGGCGATGCGGCGGTCGCGGGCGGCGGGGTCGGGATGGGCGACCTGCACCAGCGAGGCGCCCGCGGCGTAGACCGCGACCAGGCCGTCGATCAGCTCGTCCGGGGTGTCCCACGACGCCTCCGACAGCACCCGGTCCGACTCCGAGAAGCCCTGGCGGGCGGCGGATTTGCGGGCCTGCCCCAGCACGTCGGCGACTGCCAGCCCGTCCAGGGCCGCGCCCGCGCCGCCGGGCAGGAACCGATCGCCGTGCGCGCGCACCGCGGTCGCGAAGTCGGTGATGCCGACCGGCAGATCCGGTACCGGCATGCCGAGCGGGTCCAGCGACAGCGCCGCCACCTCCGCGACCTCGGCGACCTCGTCGATGCGCTCGGCCGTGGCCAGCGCCAGCTCGGCGTCGTCGTCGGCGCGCAGCACCACCTCGGTCCCGGCCCACCAGCAGCCCAGCAGGACCGCCGCGGTCTGCCAGTGCGCGGGCAGCAGCACCGCCACCCGCGCGCCCGGCGTCAGCCCGAATTCGTCGCGAATCAGGTTGGCGGTCTTGGCCGCCCAGTTGGCCAGGGTGAGCGCGGACAGCTCGATGCGGGCGCCGGTGGCGTCGTCGTAGTAGGTGATGCGCGGGCCCGCCGGGTCGCGGGTGAGCAGGGGGTCGAGCAGCGCCTCGGTGACGGTCGTATTCAGTTCACGCATTTCGGTCCGTTCTGGCCGGCATCGATGGGGGGTGCGGGCGGCACCGGGGTGGCCGTGGACGAGGTCCCGGAGGGATCGAACAGGCTCCCCGCCGCCGAGCCCGGACCAGAGTAGTCACCCGCCAGCACCACGCGCACCGCCCCCGGTGGCAGCCCGTCCTCGGCGAGCACCGGGAGCCCGCCCAGCGCCTCGGCCACCGCCCTGGCCTTCGGATCGGAGCTGTCGGCGGCCAGCACCCGGCTGCTCTGCACGCTGCCGCCGATCCAGTTGTCCACCGTGCCGGTGTGGAAACCCTTGCCCGCCAGGGCCTGTGCCACCTGTCCGGCCAGCCCGGCCACGCCACCGGCGTTGTACACGTCGGCGGTGACCGTCGCCGGATCCACCGCCTTCGGATCGGCGGGCCGATCGGAGACCATCGCGGCCACATAGGATTTCACCGCCTGCGGGTCCACCCGCACGACCGACTCGCCGTCGGCGGTGGTGCCGTTGATGTCCTTCACCGGGATGGTCTCGAACCGCACCTGACCGCCGGACAGGTCCTGCAGCTCGTGCAGGAACGACACCACGTCCCAGCCGTCGTCGAGCACGATGGTGCGGCCGACCGCGTCCGAGAGTTGGCTCAGCTTGGCGGGATTGGCCAGCGTCCGCGCGCTCAGCGCCTGGTGCACCAGCGACGCCATGTACACCTGCTGGCGCACGATCCGGTCCAGGTCGCCGCGCGGCAGCTGGTGGCGCTGGCGCACGAAACTCAATGCCTGCGCGCCGTCGAGGCGCTGCTGTCCGGCGGGGAAGTCCGCGCCCGACAGCGGCTCGTTCACCGGATTGTTCAGGCATACGTCCACGCCGCCGACGGCATCGGTGAGCAGCACGAAACCGAGCAGCCCGACCTCGGCGTAGTGGTCGACGGTGATGCCGGTCAGATCGCCCACGGTCTTGATCAGCGCCTGCCGCCCCGCCTGGGTGGACCGCCGCTCGGCCTCGTCGGCGGAGACGCCCTGCGCGACCAGCCGCTGCCGGGTCAGCTCCTTGGTGGAGCCGTAGGCCGAATTGATCTTGCCCATGCCGATGCCGGGAATGTCGACGTAGGAGTCGCGCGGGATGGAGATGGCGGTGGCGGACCGGCCGTTGTCGGGAACCCGGATCAGCACGATGGTGTCGGTGTTCGTGCCGACCTCGTCGCCCGCGTGCAGCATGGCGCGCTCGTCGGCGGTGAGTGGATTGCCGTGCGCGTCGGTGCGGCTGTCGACGCCGACCATGAGGATGTCGGTGGCGCCGTCGTCGGTGCCGCCCAGCCCGAGATTGCCGATGCGCTGGATGCCGGAGATCACCGCATCCACACTGTGCCAACCGAATCCGGTGGCGACGAACACCACGATCGCGGCCAGCGCGGCGAACACCCGGGCGGGGCGACGGGTATCGGTGCGGACGGGGCGCGACCAGGAGGCGGGGCGCGGGCCGGGCAGGCCCGCGTGCGGCGGCCGCGCGCTCGTGCCGCGCGATCGTCTCGGCGCCGATGCCTTCCTGCCCTGCGGCAACTACATAATCCTTTCGTGCCGGAGATCCCCACCCCGCCCGTCGGCTCCATTGTCGTCCGGAACCCTCCGCAACGAGGCTAGCCAACGTGCCCGCGCGCACGGCTCATCCGCTGCTGACGCGGCGTGCCAGACTAGCCGGTGTGAATTCCGCACCCGTGCCCGCGCCGCGGCTGGTCGTCACCGGGGCCGGTGGGCAGCTCGGTGTCGCCCTGTCCGCACACGCTCCCGACGCGCTCGCGCTGACCCGACGAGACCTGGACATCACCGACGCGGATGCGGTGCGCGCCCTGCTGCGGCCGGGCGATGTGGTGATCAACTGCGGCGCCTACACCGCGGTCGACGCGGCCGAGACCGACGCGGCCGCGGCGTTCGCCGTCAACGAGACCGCCCCCGCCCGGCTGGCCGCGGCGTGTAATGCGGTCGGCGCCAACCTGATTCACCTGTCCACCGACTAC contains:
- a CDS encoding YchJ family protein codes for the protein MRSDHPAETDPCPCRSGEEFARCCAPRLNGTGPAPTAESLMRSRYTAFALGDTDYLLRSWHPRTRPRRLALDPGQRWLFLEIVRTERGGPFDDTGSVEFRAHYRHDGRRGQLHECSKFARVGGEWLYVDGEIEP
- a CDS encoding SelT/SelW/SelH family protein; protein product: MPRVAIEYCTQCRWLLRAAWMAQELLNTFATDLSEVALIPGSGGIFRITLDGEQIWERKSDGGFPEITVLKQRVRDRIDPERDLGHADRG
- a CDS encoding carboxylesterase/lipase family protein, with the translated sequence MSTQFFEAAPSVDMLGPDPVVRTSAGDVRGLRDGAINVWRSIPYAAAPAGPRRFRPPQPPAPWDGVRDCTEFGEIAPQTMGNMVPIDSGLRMGEDCLWVNVWAPTAATSGEPRPVMVWLHGGAYCLGTAAQGIYDGRKLAETGGVVIVGVNYRLGALGFLDLSSLGHDFVPNLGLHDQIAALEWVRDNISAFGGDPGNVTVFGESSGAGCVTALLTSPRAAGLFHRAIAQSPPATTVFGQDRAAGVARRFLELMDLPAERASELLECPIERIVDAAGILLDEVPLQSPGRLAAAPVVDGDLLPAYPADRFQQGRSHRVPLIIGTNKDEASLFRVFRSPIMPVTPDAVNAMLNAVAADHPDLPAERIAEITSAYPDLDKTRGALAMSTDAAFRMPAHWVADAHSRHTRTWMYRFDQATPMLKAARVGAGHATELPYVFGNFGSFDHDPTFWLGGRKAAMEVSGRMMRRWLAFAEHGVPAALDGSKHWAPYRESTRTTLVVDATDHIVDDPDRELHHAWGDRVVGFS
- a CDS encoding cytochrome P450 — protein: MKPQYWFHWLSAQGVPRLAMKAYARRGDQLARLMCSEGGLHDPYPLIEAIRARGRMGRFAFAFATADHDLVRTILRDNRLGVRAVESMQIPRPLLRLTDANLPPNPVEPPSMLVIDPPEHTRMRKPVASAFTPRAIARLRERVESVTEELLDALPSGGSADLVSDFASQVPIAIISEMLGFPDSARDRFLGWGDAMTPLLDIGIDWRSFRQAVESMVEMDHYLDDHIARLRREPGEDILSSLVTAGDLDDRALKASASLLMGAGFETTVNLIGNGVVQLVNHRDQLERVLAEPDLWPNVVEEVLRYDAPVQTTARVAAEEVEIDGRRLRPGATVVLSLAGANRDPRVFEDPDRFDVTRPNAKEHLTFSTGIHACLGASLARMEAAYALRKLFERFPNLQLAAPPRRRPLFTLHGYSSLPVRLGTRAEQTAGV
- a CDS encoding TIGR03089 family protein, translated to MRELNTTVTEALLDPLLTRDPAGPRITYYDDATGARIELSALTLANWAAKTANLIRDEFGLTPGARVAVLLPAHWQTAAVLLGCWWAGTEVVLRADDDAELALATAERIDEVAEVAEVAALSLDPLGMPVPDLPVGITDFATAVRAHGDRFLPGGAGAALDGLAVADVLGQARKSAARQGFSESDRVLSEASWDTPDELIDGLVAVYAAGASLVQVAHPDPAARDRRIATERVTITRRP
- a CDS encoding LCP family protein; this translates as MPGPRPASWSRPVRTDTRRPARVFAALAAIVVFVATGFGWHSVDAVISGIQRIGNLGLGGTDDGATDILMVGVDSRTDAHGNPLTADERAMLHAGDEVGTNTDTIVLIRVPDNGRSATAISIPRDSYVDIPGIGMGKINSAYGSTKELTRQRLVAQGVSADEAERRSTQAGRQALIKTVGDLTGITVDHYAEVGLLGFVLLTDAVGGVDVCLNNPVNEPLSGADFPAGQQRLDGAQALSFVRQRHQLPRGDLDRIVRQQVYMASLVHQALSARTLANPAKLSQLSDAVGRTIVLDDGWDVVSFLHELQDLSGGQVRFETIPVKDINGTTADGESVVRVDPQAVKSYVAAMVSDRPADPKAVDPATVTADVYNAGGVAGLAGQVAQALAGKGFHTGTVDNWIGGSVQSSRVLAADSSDPKARAVAEALGGLPVLAEDGLPPGAVRVVLAGDYSGPGSAAGSLFDPSGTSSTATPVPPAPPIDAGQNGPKCVN